One window of the Candidatus Tisiphia endosymbiont of Sialis lutaria genome contains the following:
- a CDS encoding helix-turn-helix domain-containing protein, with translation MARKNDFIEKADKFIGEKIYSLRLAKGLSRQQLAKVIVVTHQQLQKYEKGINRIPMGRLILIAKALEKNIDYFYDGLEGADNVEPVHTQHQRMCIEVSRNFMKIRNPAHQQAVNALIRSLIKED, from the coding sequence ATGGCACGAAAGAATGACTTTATAGAAAAAGCTGACAAATTTATAGGTGAAAAGATCTATTCTTTAAGGCTTGCTAAGGGGTTGTCACGTCAACAACTTGCAAAGGTAATAGTAGTAACACATCAACAGTTACAAAAATATGAAAAGGGCATTAATAGAATACCAATGGGTAGGCTGATTCTTATTGCTAAAGCACTAGAAAAAAATATCGATTATTTTTATGATGGTTTAGAAGGAGCGGATAATGTCGAGCCTGTACATACTCAACATCAGCGTATGTGCATAGAAGTATCAAGAAACTTTATGAAGATTCGTAACCCTGCACATCAACAAGCTGTTAATGCATTGATACGTTCTTTGATTAAAGAAGATTAG
- the hisS gene encoding histidine--tRNA ligase has translation MSNALQPLRGTKDLLPADYIIHDYIINTAKHIGELYGYQAMSTPIIEYTKVFDRTLGETSDVISKEMYNFLDKSDNNISLRPEFTAGIIRAFISNNLQQTLPIKFFSSGPVFRYDRPQAGRQRQFHQINFEYIGGEEGSSNDAETIRLALDILQALEIDKDTTLEINSIGCAATRTIYQQKLVEYFNDYKSELSEDSQKRLVKNPMRILDSKDENDRKIVANSPLMSQYYNSDTARYFDDVLRYLDLLNVKYIINPRLVRGLDYYCHTTFEFTTSKLGSQSTILAGGRYDGLSKIMGGSETKAIGFAAGIERLALMREYNIPKARPIFIFPISDNNLEYCLILANQLRQKNISVTLDAKGKIAKRMIRANLQKAKYVIFVGDDEQMSNSLKLKDLDKEQEYLLQFEQIVELL, from the coding sequence ATGAGTAATGCACTACAACCATTACGTGGTACTAAAGATCTACTGCCTGCGGATTATATAATTCACGATTATATAATTAACACAGCAAAACATATTGGTGAACTTTATGGTTATCAAGCCATGAGTACGCCGATAATTGAATATACTAAAGTTTTTGACCGTACACTTGGAGAGACTTCTGATGTAATAAGCAAGGAAATGTACAATTTCCTTGATAAGAGTGATAATAATATTTCTCTTAGACCTGAGTTTACAGCCGGTATTATTAGGGCTTTTATCTCTAATAACCTGCAACAAACATTACCTATTAAGTTCTTTTCAAGCGGTCCAGTATTTCGTTATGACCGACCACAGGCTGGTAGACAAAGGCAATTTCATCAAATAAATTTTGAGTATATTGGTGGAGAAGAAGGATCGAGTAACGATGCTGAAACAATTAGGCTTGCCTTAGATATTCTTCAGGCTTTAGAAATAGATAAAGATACAACTTTAGAAATAAACTCAATTGGTTGTGCTGCAACTCGTACCATCTACCAACAAAAGCTGGTAGAGTATTTCAATGATTATAAGTCAGAATTATCAGAAGATAGCCAAAAGCGACTCGTCAAAAATCCGATGCGGATCTTAGATTCAAAAGATGAAAATGATAGAAAAATAGTTGCGAATAGCCCTTTAATGTCTCAATACTATAATAGTGATACTGCAAGATATTTTGACGATGTGTTAAGATACTTAGATTTACTGAATGTAAAATATATCATTAACCCAAGGCTAGTAAGGGGGCTTGATTATTATTGCCATACAACTTTTGAGTTTACTACTAGCAAACTTGGCAGTCAGTCGACAATTCTTGCTGGTGGAAGATATGATGGGTTGAGCAAAATTATGGGCGGGTCAGAGACAAAAGCCATTGGCTTTGCTGCTGGAATCGAAAGGCTTGCTTTAATGAGAGAATACAACATACCTAAAGCCAGACCAATATTTATCTTTCCTATTAGTGACAATAATTTAGAATATTGTTTAATCTTAGCCAATCAATTACGCCAAAAAAATATTTCTGTTACCTTAGACGCCAAAGGCAAAATAGCCAAGAGAATGATTCGGGCTAATCTACAGAAAGCTAAATATGTTATTTTTGTTGGTGATGATGAACAAATGAGTAATAGCCTTAAATTAAAAGATCTTGATAAAGAACAAGAATATTTATTACAATTTGAGCAAATTGTAGAATTACTTTAG
- a CDS encoding glycosyltransferase, with protein MTLPIDLKQKIITLPTNKLNGLYVKHNKEDDNITIINSSNELRYITIDRQFVLFKGKQFISLLNKGTLVKGEISFTVARKLTFLNSELEVPLSNLECFKIVLTLKANTEVKIKQFTYYITKKSKFDNPVSTADTLIISPGYPSSANLYNFGFVHTSIKAFTNHNIKPEVFCHDDNNSFVNEFDGVKVYYNSLSFLKNIITNSNFKRVIIHFINEKLQDIIDSVIFYHGIKIYCYIHGAEALYRYQESFCVAYDGTYNPYITTWQMRIKDLMYKKYANNKNIKWIFASNWLKAESEKYINTNFNNFAIIPNGIDTDIFKYVKKSSDDRLNIFTLRKFDNYNNYALDLVIETINILQNKEFFNQLNFFIYGDGLLFKDFSEKIRWSNVHFIQGFHTHAQISELHKNCGIIFHPTRLDSMGVSSLEGVSSGLALVSSNVCGVPEFINPSYGTLSNDIENPQSYANIIEDLFYNPDRFLELSEKMSYDVASKFSRKMILEKELQLFQNEQEFYIKPIEHEQIKLLCICVPVYNIERYLPRCLNSILSCENKHLLEILVINDGSTDNTQSIAEEYQNKFPTIVTLINQSNKGHGGAVNTGIKHTKSKYFKIVDGDDWVDTQGLDNFLKYLNMFDVDLILHELSYDMLANSTIRSEDCYTHLPSKQILILDQIKFDYWGPILSTSTYKTDILKKSNIILTEKCFYVDMEYNAKAIQYVKQVLYLDIPLYKYYIGRPTQSIAATGFKIHDHEKIILNILNYLQTNDTTLYNKRLIMNKMLFHMLKGHRDRILQVSPLSKANLEFFKKVKDINNIINWDINSHDISRELDNYLSKMRLVTIIDIKFDKCFSYIKLFIKNLLITPYTLGFFTYKILNTYDIYYFNKYAKILANILMLPKKIASIILKR; from the coding sequence ATGACCCTCCCCATAGACCTAAAACAAAAAATTATTACGTTACCAACTAATAAACTTAATGGTTTATATGTAAAACATAATAAAGAAGATGATAATATCACAATCATTAACTCATCAAATGAACTAAGATATATAACTATAGATAGGCAGTTTGTCCTATTTAAGGGGAAACAATTTATTAGTTTGCTTAATAAAGGAACTTTGGTTAAGGGTGAAATATCCTTTACAGTTGCTAGAAAATTGACGTTTTTAAATTCAGAATTAGAAGTCCCTTTATCTAATCTAGAATGTTTTAAAATTGTGCTTACCTTAAAAGCTAACACAGAAGTTAAAATAAAACAATTTACTTATTACATAACTAAAAAAAGTAAATTTGACAATCCTGTTTCTACAGCTGATACATTGATAATTTCTCCTGGATATCCTAGTTCTGCAAACCTGTATAATTTTGGTTTTGTTCATACTTCTATTAAAGCTTTTACCAATCATAATATTAAGCCAGAGGTTTTTTGTCATGATGATAATAATAGTTTTGTAAATGAATTTGATGGTGTAAAAGTTTATTATAATAGTTTAAGTTTTTTAAAAAATATAATAACTAATTCTAATTTTAAGAGAGTTATAATTCATTTTATTAATGAGAAATTACAAGATATTATTGATAGTGTAATTTTTTATCATGGTATAAAAATTTATTGTTACATTCATGGTGCGGAAGCACTTTACAGATATCAAGAATCATTTTGTGTGGCGTATGATGGGACATATAATCCCTATATTACGACTTGGCAAATGAGAATAAAAGATTTAATGTATAAAAAATATGCAAATAATAAAAATATAAAATGGATATTTGCAAGCAATTGGTTAAAGGCAGAATCTGAGAAATATATAAATACCAATTTCAATAATTTTGCCATAATTCCAAATGGTATAGATACTGATATATTTAAATATGTTAAAAAATCTTCAGATGATAGGTTAAACATATTTACTTTAAGAAAATTCGATAATTACAATAACTATGCTTTAGATCTAGTAATAGAGACCATCAATATTCTTCAGAATAAAGAATTTTTTAATCAACTAAACTTTTTTATTTATGGAGATGGTTTATTATTTAAAGATTTCTCAGAAAAAATACGATGGTCTAATGTGCATTTTATTCAAGGATTTCATACTCATGCTCAAATTAGCGAGCTTCATAAAAATTGTGGTATAATATTCCATCCAACAAGACTTGATAGTATGGGGGTTAGTTCTTTAGAAGGAGTAAGTTCTGGTTTAGCGTTAGTTAGTTCTAATGTTTGTGGCGTTCCAGAATTTATCAATCCTTCTTATGGTACTTTAAGTAATGATATAGAAAATCCGCAGTCTTATGCCAATATTATTGAGGATTTATTTTACAATCCAGATAGATTTTTAGAGTTAAGCGAGAAAATGTCTTATGATGTTGCTTCTAAATTTTCACGTAAAATGATTTTGGAAAAAGAATTGCAATTATTTCAAAATGAACAAGAATTTTATATTAAACCTATAGAACATGAGCAAATAAAATTATTATGTATATGTGTTCCTGTTTACAATATTGAGCGTTATTTACCAAGATGCTTAAATTCTATTTTATCTTGTGAGAATAAGCATTTACTAGAAATATTAGTTATAAATGATGGCTCAACTGATAACACTCAATCAATTGCTGAAGAGTACCAAAATAAATTCCCAACTATTGTAACACTTATAAATCAAAGCAATAAGGGGCATGGTGGAGCAGTAAATACTGGTATTAAACATACTAAGTCAAAATATTTTAAAATAGTGGATGGAGATGATTGGGTAGATACTCAAGGGCTAGATAATTTCCTAAAATATTTAAATATGTTCGATGTTGATTTAATCTTACATGAATTATCGTATGACATGTTAGCTAATAGTACTATAAGAAGTGAGGATTGTTATACCCATCTTCCGTCTAAACAAATCTTAATTCTTGACCAAATAAAATTTGATTATTGGGGACCAATTTTATCAACTTCAACTTATAAAACTGATATTCTTAAGAAATCTAATATTATACTAACTGAAAAATGTTTTTATGTAGATATGGAATATAATGCGAAAGCTATACAATATGTTAAACAGGTTCTGTATTTAGATATACCACTTTATAAATATTATATAGGCAGACCTACCCAATCCATTGCGGCAACAGGATTTAAAATCCATGATCATGAAAAGATAATTCTCAATATTCTAAATTATTTGCAAACTAATGATACCACCTTATACAATAAGCGATTAATAATGAATAAAATGTTATTTCATATGCTAAAAGGTCATAGAGATCGTATTTTGCAAGTCAGTCCTCTTAGCAAGGCTAATTTAGAATTTTTTAAAAAAGTTAAAGATATTAATAATATAATTAATTGGGATATTAATTCTCATGATATCAGTAGGGAATTAGATAATTACTTATCAAAAATGAGACTCGTTACAATAATAGATATTAAATTTGATAAATGTTTTAGTTATATCAAATTATTTATAAAAAACTTATTAATAACACCTTATACTCTAGGGTTTTTTACTTATAAAATACTAAACACTTATGATATCTATTATTTTAATAAGTATGCAAAAATATTAGCGAATATACTTATGCTACCAAAAAAAATAGCCAGTATAATATTAAAAAGATAA
- the glf gene encoding UDP-galactopyranose mutase: MIIYDYIIVGSGFAGSILAERIASQLNQRVLVIEKRPHIAGNMYDYKDVNNILVHKYGPHLFRTNEDKVKNYLSNFTHWYPYQHKVLAKINDQLVPVPFNLTSLELLLPVEKALLYKDKLIVNFGMETKVSVSKLRNFDDGDIRALGDFIFETLYLNYTVKQWGDKPENLDFETITARVPVHISYDDRYFQQKFQALPVEGYTAMFEKMLIHDNIDILLNTDSKDLLKIDLNNKAILFKGQKYEGNIIYTGPIDELFNYHLGELPYRSLKFTTETHDEALLQRVTTVNYPNTELYTRITEYNHTMRVPNNKKTVLMYEYPQEYDRTNPEKDIPYYPIPKDCNSELFNKYKEIAKNFSNLRLIGRLAEYRYYDMDDIILRALKEFEDIESLTKITAL, encoded by the coding sequence ATGATTATATACGATTATATAATAGTTGGTAGTGGTTTTGCTGGCTCTATTCTTGCAGAAAGAATAGCCTCGCAACTTAACCAAAGGGTGTTGGTCATAGAGAAAAGACCCCATATCGCTGGTAATATGTATGATTATAAAGATGTTAATAATATATTGGTTCATAAATATGGTCCCCATCTATTTCGCACCAATGAAGATAAAGTAAAAAATTATTTAAGTAATTTTACTCATTGGTATCCATACCAACATAAAGTTTTAGCTAAAATAAACGATCAATTAGTGCCAGTACCATTTAATCTAACCTCTTTAGAACTTCTATTACCAGTTGAAAAAGCCCTATTATATAAAGATAAGTTAATTGTAAACTTTGGTATGGAGACTAAAGTATCCGTTTCTAAGCTAAGAAATTTTGATGATGGTGATATAAGAGCGTTAGGGGACTTTATATTTGAAACATTATATTTGAACTATACAGTAAAACAATGGGGCGATAAACCGGAAAACTTGGATTTTGAGACCATAACGGCTAGAGTTCCTGTACATATTTCCTATGATGATAGGTATTTTCAACAAAAATTTCAAGCTTTACCAGTCGAAGGTTATACGGCAATGTTTGAGAAAATGTTAATTCATGATAATATTGATATTCTACTAAATACCGATTCTAAAGATTTATTGAAAATAGACCTTAATAATAAAGCCATCCTTTTTAAAGGGCAAAAATATGAAGGTAATATAATATATACTGGTCCTATAGATGAATTGTTTAATTATCATTTAGGGGAGTTGCCGTACAGATCATTAAAATTCACAACTGAAACACATGATGAAGCTTTATTACAACGGGTAACTACTGTAAATTACCCCAATACCGAATTATATACTAGGATTACTGAGTATAATCATACTATGAGGGTACCTAATAACAAGAAGACAGTACTGATGTATGAATACCCACAAGAATATGATAGAACTAACCCTGAGAAGGATATACCTTATTATCCAATACCCAAAGATTGTAATAGTGAATTGTTTAATAAATACAAAGAAATAGCTAAAAATTTTTCTAATCTAAGGCTGATCGGAAGACTAGCTGAGTATCGATATTATGATATGGATGATATAATATTAAGGGCTTTAAAGGAGTTTGAAGATATAGAATCATTAACTAAAATAACAGCTTTATAA
- a CDS encoding HD domain-containing protein — protein sequence MEDIDNWRVKFESCKYSTKLLNKLILLNEKVNDPVDIDEITKAIYYAKKYHGSQMRQSGDPYYSHPIEVSYMVAQYTAQEIPTLFKTEMIVTSLLHDTIEDTILTEKMIARIFGSQVASQVEALTRNKSYGKISSKDTLDLLSQQKRFDVALIKLFDRIHNLQTIRAKSPEKTLKIVKETIRYFVTICAYLELPIAEQQLINLCYQNLSIDPKPPKL from the coding sequence ATGGAAGATATTGACAATTGGCGGGTAAAGTTCGAATCTTGTAAATATTCTACTAAGCTACTTAATAAATTGATTTTACTAAATGAAAAAGTAAATGATCCAGTAGATATCGACGAAATTACTAAAGCTATCTATTACGCTAAGAAATATCATGGTAGTCAAATGCGACAATCTGGCGACCCCTATTATTCTCATCCAATAGAAGTATCATACATGGTTGCCCAGTACACAGCCCAAGAAATTCCCACATTATTTAAAACTGAAATGATAGTTACCAGCTTACTGCATGATACGATCGAAGATACAATACTTACTGAAAAGATGATAGCTCGAATTTTTGGTAGTCAAGTTGCTAGCCAAGTGGAAGCTCTAACAAGGAACAAGTCTTACGGCAAGATTAGCTCCAAAGATACTTTGGATTTATTATCTCAACAAAAGAGATTTGACGTGGCATTGATTAAATTATTTGACCGCATTCACAACCTACAAACAATAAGGGCTAAATCCCCAGAAAAGACACTGAAAATAGTTAAGGAAACTATAAGATATTTTGTAACTATTTGTGCATACTTGGAACTACCAATAGCCGAGCAGCAGTTAATAAATCTATGTTACCAAAACTTATCTATTGACCCTAAGCCTCCTAAACTATAA
- the mnmA gene encoding tRNA 2-thiouridine(34) synthase MnmA, with protein sequence MNNRISNPSTIVVAMSGGVDSSVVAAMLCEQGHKVIGITLQLYDHGIATKKKNACCAGQDIYDAKMVADMLNIPHYVLDYESKFKESVIYNFADSYIRGETPSPCVQCNQSVKFKDLLKVAKDLGADCLATGHYVRKVEGIDGAELHTGIDIAKDQSYFLFATTLEQLNYLSFPLGELSKEQTRNIATRFNLGVADKPDSQDICFVPDGDYRKVISNIRTDVNEKGKIIHVDGFELGTHNGIINYTIGQRRGLGIAFHEPLYVVRIDPNTKIVYVGSDSALDSTEFTIKNVNWLGKEMVVQEEVEVQVKIRSTRPATFAKISRISNTEIRVKLMSAEKAVTPGQACVIYDNARVLGGGWITREIA encoded by the coding sequence ATGAATAATAGAATAAGTAATCCATCTACAATAGTAGTTGCAATGTCTGGTGGGGTTGATAGCTCAGTAGTGGCTGCTATGCTTTGTGAACAAGGACATAAAGTCATTGGTATAACACTACAATTATACGATCACGGCATAGCCACCAAGAAAAAGAATGCTTGTTGTGCTGGGCAAGACATTTATGACGCAAAAATGGTGGCGGATATGCTAAATATTCCGCATTATGTATTGGATTACGAGTCTAAATTTAAAGAATCAGTAATTTATAACTTTGCCGATAGTTATATTAGAGGCGAAACACCTTCGCCATGTGTACAATGTAACCAGTCAGTTAAATTTAAGGACTTACTAAAAGTAGCAAAAGATTTAGGAGCTGACTGTCTTGCTACTGGTCATTATGTTCGGAAAGTCGAAGGTATAGATGGAGCAGAATTACATACTGGTATTGATATTGCCAAAGACCAAAGTTATTTTTTGTTTGCAACTACTTTAGAACAACTAAATTATCTATCTTTTCCTTTGGGAGAATTAAGCAAAGAGCAAACAAGAAATATTGCTACTAGATTTAACTTAGGCGTTGCAGATAAGCCTGATAGCCAAGATATTTGTTTTGTACCAGATGGTGATTATAGGAAGGTAATTAGTAATATCCGAACCGATGTTAATGAAAAAGGTAAAATAATCCATGTAGACGGCTTTGAACTCGGGACACATAATGGTATTATCAACTATACTATAGGTCAACGTCGTGGACTTGGCATAGCTTTTCATGAGCCACTTTATGTAGTAAGAATTGACCCTAATACAAAAATTGTCTATGTTGGTTCAGATTCGGCATTAGATTCTACCGAATTTACTATTAAGAATGTTAACTGGCTTGGTAAAGAAATGGTTGTACAAGAGGAAGTTGAGGTGCAAGTTAAGATTCGTTCGACTCGTCCTGCTACCTTTGCCAAGATTAGTAGGATAAGTAATACAGAAATTAGGGTAAAGTTAATGTCTGCAGAGAAAGCTGTAACTCCTGGTCAGGCTTGTGTCATATATGATAATGCTCGAGTTCTTGGTGGAGGATGGATTACTAGAGAAATTGCATAA
- a CDS encoding N-acetylmuramoyl-L-alanine amidase, which yields MTNKALDLFLRYYLFIIVALLNAGCSHKRVEALSKPHPDIVSFQNDFAHLQRELPVLQKKNLLFLAPVPVANYGDREGKKVSMVIVHHTGISTLKDTKELLNKIGLSAHFIVDKDGSITLTVPLEKRAYHAGISYAKIKMGEQFEELTALNNYSIGIEIVNTGRELFSQQQMESVKELLLYLMKRFKIRKDMIFSHSEIGTILYSKAFDSYVLRKVDPHRLFDWELLERNNIGLHINNRIESNEAKRLMNKVLYKMGDKNTDILKLKERLNRFFYKIRPWNDKEGKVVLPDDRINYSNEFDESFMWVVYQFSIHNLPIEIRKDLPLKLEQQDVFPKFLDKYRDSIYSEFNNLHSKIHMLVKPRDLNEKDYKYLLTSLTNYEQEVSRNTFNSLIYKMEIYYNSELRYDIILPYKTFKNNLLNKIDVLQQDILSLKSLDSHKITEVSNLIAMFKTNISSEFQNLEREYSQQYIKVWKKEFLPLMKKQVKWTALHEEILKYLEKSKSQINETN from the coding sequence ATGACAAATAAAGCTCTTGATCTCTTTTTAAGATACTATCTTTTTATAATAGTTGCATTATTAAATGCTGGCTGTTCTCATAAAAGAGTGGAGGCTTTATCTAAGCCGCATCCTGATATTGTAAGCTTTCAAAATGATTTTGCTCATTTACAAAGAGAACTTCCTGTATTGCAAAAGAAAAACTTACTTTTCCTAGCCCCTGTGCCAGTTGCAAATTATGGTGACAGAGAAGGTAAAAAAGTATCAATGGTTATAGTTCACCATACTGGTATATCAACATTAAAAGATACAAAAGAATTGCTAAACAAAATAGGTCTGTCTGCTCATTTTATTGTAGATAAGGATGGCAGTATTACGTTAACGGTTCCTTTAGAAAAGCGAGCATACCATGCTGGTATTAGTTATGCTAAAATTAAAATGGGTGAGCAATTTGAAGAATTAACTGCTTTAAATAATTATTCTATCGGCATAGAAATAGTGAATACTGGGCGTGAATTGTTTTCACAACAGCAAATGGAATCTGTAAAAGAATTACTCCTATATCTTATGAAACGTTTTAAAATAAGAAAAGATATGATATTTAGTCATTCTGAAATAGGAACAATATTGTACAGTAAAGCATTTGATAGTTATGTGCTACGTAAAGTTGATCCGCATAGATTATTTGATTGGGAGTTATTGGAAAGAAATAATATAGGTCTTCATATAAATAATAGAATAGAATCCAACGAGGCTAAACGTTTAATGAATAAAGTATTATATAAAATGGGAGATAAAAACACAGATATTCTAAAATTAAAAGAAAGACTGAATAGATTTTTTTATAAGATACGACCTTGGAATGATAAAGAAGGTAAGGTAGTTTTGCCTGATGATCGTATCAATTATTCAAATGAATTTGATGAGAGTTTTATGTGGGTAGTATATCAGTTTTCGATACATAATCTACCAATAGAAATTAGGAAGGATTTACCCTTAAAACTTGAGCAACAAGATGTATTTCCTAAGTTTTTAGATAAGTATCGAGATAGTATTTATAGTGAATTCAATAATTTACACTCCAAAATTCATATGCTTGTTAAACCACGTGATTTAAATGAAAAAGACTATAAATATTTATTAACTTCCCTTACAAATTATGAACAAGAAGTATCACGTAATACGTTCAATAGCTTAATATATAAAATGGAAATATATTATAATTCTGAGTTAAGGTATGATATAATCTTGCCATATAAGACCTTTAAAAACAATTTATTAAATAAAATAGATGTTTTACAACAAGATATTTTATCTTTGAAATCTTTAGATAGTCATAAAATTACTGAGGTTTCAAATTTAATAGCTATGTTCAAAACAAATATTTCTTCTGAATTTCAAAATCTTGAAAGAGAGTATTCTCAACAATATATAAAAGTATGGAAAAAAGAATTCCTACCTCTTATGAAAAAACAAGTTAAATGGACTGCCTTACATGAGGAAATATTAAAATACTTAGAGAAATCTAAATCACAAATTAATGAGACAAACTAA
- a CDS encoding amino acid permease, producing MSFLTRKSFESIKELGKTSGLSKTLGAFDLILLGLGAIIGTGVFVLTGMVAAKYSGPAVMLSYAVAGGTCIFVAFAYTELATMLPTSGSIYTYSYVAFGEVFAWLIGSVIILELGFAAGAVAAGWSGYAQGILSAGGIDLPKALTTVPSNGGIINLPAFLIVVFVSFILYLGTKDSKKLNAILVFVKMAAIFAFIVFATPYFDATNLQNFLPFGFNNMLVGASILFLAMTGFGTIAATAEECKNPNRDLMIGIIGSLVIATIVYVIIAGLVTGIAPFDQLNNDQPLAYALSLNNSNIGSAIVATGAVCGMTTVLMMNIYGTSRIFYVIARDGLLPKSFAKLHAKYDSPYITILIFSALAALLGGFCPSEILFQLSSMGALIDYSVVAVIVMLFRIKMPNVPRAFKCPAACIIIPFVLIACLYLLSIQMFDSNFNLMIAGQLLIYWFALMFVLYILRLFFMKRQV from the coding sequence ATGAGTTTTTTAACAAGAAAAAGTTTTGAATCAATAAAAGAGCTAGGGAAGACTAGTGGTCTTAGCAAAACTCTAGGGGCATTTGATCTGATATTATTGGGTCTTGGGGCTATAATAGGTACGGGTGTATTTGTGTTAACAGGTATGGTAGCGGCTAAATATTCTGGTCCTGCAGTTATGCTATCCTACGCTGTTGCTGGTGGAACATGTATTTTTGTTGCCTTTGCTTATACAGAGCTTGCTACCATGTTACCGACTTCTGGTAGTATTTATACTTATTCTTATGTAGCTTTTGGTGAGGTATTTGCTTGGTTAATTGGTAGCGTTATTATATTAGAACTCGGTTTTGCTGCTGGTGCGGTTGCAGCTGGCTGGTCAGGATATGCTCAGGGTATATTGTCAGCAGGTGGGATAGATTTACCTAAAGCTTTAACGACCGTGCCTAGTAATGGTGGAATAATAAATTTACCAGCTTTTCTTATTGTAGTGTTTGTCTCTTTTATTTTGTACTTAGGAACGAAAGATAGTAAAAAACTAAATGCTATTTTAGTATTTGTAAAAATGGCAGCTATATTTGCGTTTATTGTGTTTGCCACACCGTATTTTGATGCGACAAATTTGCAAAACTTTTTACCTTTTGGCTTCAATAATATGCTAGTTGGGGCATCTATCCTATTTTTGGCTATGACAGGTTTTGGGACAATAGCTGCTACAGCTGAAGAATGCAAAAACCCTAACCGAGATTTAATGATCGGTATTATTGGATCATTAGTAATTGCAACGATAGTATACGTTATAATAGCTGGGCTAGTCACTGGTATAGCCCCTTTTGATCAACTTAATAATGACCAGCCACTTGCCTATGCTCTTAGCTTGAATAATAGTAATATTGGTTCTGCCATCGTTGCTACTGGAGCAGTATGTGGTATGACTACAGTACTGATGATGAATATTTATGGTACATCTCGTATCTTTTATGTAATTGCCCGAGATGGGTTATTGCCAAAGAGTTTTGCAAAACTGCATGCAAAATACGATAGTCCTTATATTACTATCTTAATATTTTCTGCTCTTGCTGCATTATTAGGAGGATTTTGTCCATCTGAAATTCTTTTTCAGTTATCATCTATGGGGGCTCTAATTGATTACTCAGTAGTTGCCGTAATAGTCATGTTGTTTAGAATAAAAATGCCAAATGTTCCAAGAGCATTTAAATGTCCTGCTGCATGTATCATTATACCATTTGTTTTAATAGCTTGCCTATATTTACTATCTATACAAATGTTTGATAGTAACTTTAATTTGATGATTGCAGGGCAATTATTAATATATTGGTTTGCACTAATGTTTGTTCTGTATATTCTTAGATTGTTCTTTATGAAACGACAAGTTTAA